A genomic window from Brevibacillus agri includes:
- a CDS encoding CPBP family intramembrane glutamic endopeptidase, protein MLTGPGPSLASWAGRQKSTPWAIMLFIGYWLMFAAEFSMIRFRLGEDGKWIASTADQPQAWVGLLVFGVAVLSVIAAVGFIYGLARESRQTLWLWGNRELTGNDVVHIVAWMHVFQTAVLILYGFVLEDSLFAVGTVAGTLESAVFQLFLLILIPLWFRGRLGEIGVCRPVRIKQMLVLLLVLFLLIVLLLDVLVTNPIADWLGLSLSSEREQQIEKEIVSAKDTDLLAALASLAVIGIMVPIAEEILFRGVIQTYLVRRVGAVAGIVLSSFWFALLHIDVALFAPLFVIGLLLGFVRHRYQSIWGAVLLHAVNNMTGVLYYFN, encoded by the coding sequence ATGCTGACAGGACCAGGACCGTCGCTTGCGAGTTGGGCTGGGCGACAAAAGTCCACGCCGTGGGCGATCATGCTGTTTATCGGGTATTGGCTGATGTTTGCGGCCGAGTTTTCCATGATTCGCTTTCGTCTCGGAGAGGACGGCAAGTGGATTGCTTCTACGGCAGACCAACCACAGGCATGGGTAGGGCTGCTTGTTTTTGGGGTCGCGGTGCTTAGCGTCATCGCAGCCGTCGGCTTCATTTACGGCCTCGCGCGTGAAAGCAGGCAGACCTTGTGGCTATGGGGAAATCGCGAGCTGACAGGCAACGACGTGGTGCACATCGTGGCGTGGATGCACGTGTTTCAGACGGCGGTGCTGATCTTGTACGGTTTCGTGCTGGAAGACTCGCTATTTGCTGTCGGAACGGTTGCGGGCACATTGGAGTCGGCTGTCTTTCAATTGTTTCTGCTCATCCTGATTCCGCTGTGGTTTCGCGGACGGCTAGGGGAAATCGGGGTGTGCCGACCCGTTCGGATCAAGCAAATGCTCGTCTTGCTGCTGGTGCTGTTCCTGCTGATTGTGCTTTTGCTGGACGTGCTGGTGACCAATCCGATAGCCGACTGGCTTGGGCTGTCGCTGTCTTCGGAGCGAGAGCAGCAGATTGAAAAGGAGATTGTTTCGGCGAAGGATACCGATTTGCTGGCGGCGCTGGCATCGCTTGCGGTCATAGGGATCATGGTGCCGATCGCAGAGGAAATTTTGTTTCGCGGTGTGATTCAGACTTATCTGGTTCGGCGCGTAGGAGCAGTGGCAGGCATTGTGCTCAGTAGCTTCTGGTTTGCTCTTTTGCACATTGACGTGGCATTGTTTGCGCCGCTGTTTGTCATCGGGCTTTTGCTGGGCTTTGTCCGGCACCGCTACCAGTCGATCTGGGGAGCTGTGCTGCTGCACGCGGTGAACAACATGACGGGGGTTTTGTATTACTTTAACTAA
- the recR gene encoding recombination mediator RecR: MFYPEPVSKLIEGFMKLPGIGPKTAGRLAFFVLNMKEDDVLDLAKALVNAKRQLHYCSVCNNITDLDPCHICRDKRRDGSIICVVQEPRDVVAMEKTKEFEGYYHVLHGAISPMDGIGPEDIRIPDLLKRLGDEQVKEVILATNPNIEGEATAMYISRLIKPFGIRVTRIAHGLPVGGDLEYADEVTLSKALEGRRDL, encoded by the coding sequence ATGTTCTATCCAGAGCCGGTCTCCAAGCTGATCGAAGGCTTTATGAAACTGCCCGGCATCGGTCCCAAAACCGCTGGGCGGCTTGCTTTTTTTGTGCTGAACATGAAAGAAGACGACGTGCTTGATCTGGCAAAGGCGTTGGTCAACGCCAAGCGCCAGCTTCACTATTGCTCGGTCTGCAACAACATTACTGATCTTGATCCGTGCCACATTTGCCGGGACAAACGCAGAGATGGCTCGATCATTTGCGTCGTCCAGGAACCGCGCGATGTCGTGGCGATGGAAAAGACGAAAGAGTTCGAGGGCTACTATCACGTGCTGCACGGCGCGATTTCTCCGATGGACGGCATCGGGCCGGAGGACATCCGCATTCCTGATCTGCTGAAGCGACTCGGCGACGAACAGGTGAAGGAAGTGATCCTCGCCACCAATCCGAACATCGAAGGCGAAGCCACGGCGATGTACATATCGCGGCTCATCAAGCCGTTCGGAATCCGCGTGACGCGAATCGCGCACGGATTGCCGGTGGGTGGAGACCTGGAATACGCGGACGAGGTTACCTTGAGCAAAGCGTTGGAAGGCAGGCGCGATCTATAA
- a CDS encoding SRPBCC family protein, with protein sequence MPVIRMEFTIQAPQQICFDAARSIDLHMESTASTREKAIGGVTSGLINLGETVTWEAVHFGIKQHLTAKITEMEAPRYFVDEMVSGAFKRFHHTHEFVPLGENETKMLDTFDYSSPFGILGKLFDWLVLEAYMTRFLRTRNEYIKQAAEAKARALQQESKKS encoded by the coding sequence ATGCCTGTTATTCGCATGGAGTTTACGATTCAGGCGCCGCAGCAGATTTGCTTTGATGCGGCGCGCAGCATTGACTTGCACATGGAGTCTACCGCCAGTACGCGGGAAAAGGCGATCGGCGGGGTCACCAGCGGATTAATCAACCTGGGCGAGACGGTTACGTGGGAAGCGGTCCATTTTGGAATCAAGCAGCATTTGACTGCCAAGATTACGGAAATGGAAGCGCCCCGTTATTTTGTCGATGAAATGGTCTCCGGCGCGTTCAAGCGTTTCCACCACACGCATGAGTTCGTGCCGCTGGGCGAGAACGAAACGAAAATGCTGGACACTTTTGACTATTCCTCTCCTTTTGGCATCTTGGGAAAGCTGTTTGACTGGCTGGTGCTTGAGGCGTACATGACCCGTTTTTTGCGCACGCGAAACGAGTACATCAAGCAGGCAGCCGAAGCAAAGGCCCGGGCTTTGCAGCAGGAAAGCAAGAAATCGTGA
- a CDS encoding YbaB/EbfC family nucleoid-associated protein, with protein sequence MQQMQQMMKQVKKMQEEMQKTQEALKDKIVEGSAGGGAVIVKADGHKQVRDIVIKPEVVDPEDVEMLQDLVLTAVNDALRKADEMMGKEMGKFTGGMNIPGLF encoded by the coding sequence ATGCAGCAAATGCAACAGATGATGAAGCAAGTGAAGAAAATGCAGGAAGAAATGCAAAAAACGCAGGAAGCGCTGAAAGACAAAATCGTCGAAGGCTCTGCGGGCGGCGGCGCGGTAATCGTCAAAGCCGATGGACACAAGCAAGTCAGAGACATCGTCATCAAGCCGGAAGTCGTTGATCCGGAAGATGTGGAAATGCTGCAAGACCTGGTGCTGACAGCCGTGAATGACGCGCTGCGCAAAGCGGATGAAATGATGGGCAAAGAAATGGGCAAATTCACCGGAGGCATGAACATCCCGGGCCTGTTCTAA
- a CDS encoding pro-sigmaK processing inhibitor BofA family protein — MATGWIIALIIVGILLLTAASKSVTTPIRWIGFGVMQVVIGAILLFFTNLVGELASFHIPINPVTALVAGFLRLPGLAALIVIKLWIMS; from the coding sequence ATGGCTACGGGGTGGATCATCGCTCTGATTATTGTCGGGATTTTGCTTTTGACAGCGGCAAGCAAGTCTGTGACTACGCCGATCAGGTGGATCGGCTTTGGAGTCATGCAGGTTGTCATTGGCGCCATTTTGTTGTTTTTCACCAATCTGGTTGGCGAGTTGGCCAGCTTCCACATTCCGATCAACCCGGTCACCGCGCTGGTCGCCGGATTTCTCCGCCTGCCAGGACTCGCCGCCCTGATCGTCATCAAACTGTGGATTATGTCCTGA
- a CDS encoding DUF2508 family protein: MSRWGKKERVVIDWDAESLDVAVNQAREDWQHARHLVEVSEPDGGLEDVIYYLHVTEKRYMYLLAQAKRERHRKHA; the protein is encoded by the coding sequence TTGAGCAGGTGGGGCAAAAAAGAGCGGGTTGTCATTGACTGGGATGCCGAAAGTCTGGATGTAGCCGTGAATCAGGCCCGTGAGGATTGGCAGCATGCCCGCCATCTCGTCGAGGTCAGCGAGCCGGATGGCGGTTTGGAGGATGTCATCTACTATTTGCACGTAACGGAAAAGCGGTATATGTACTTGCTGGCACAGGCAAAACGCGAGCGGCATCGCAAGCACGCGTAG